In one Leptolyngbya sp. BL0902 genomic region, the following are encoded:
- a CDS encoding DUF5895 domain-containing protein, giving the protein MAPRTQTSPRTTPTQPSARTPKPKAGTKTGQARTRKPKADLTVDPELLNPEFNETRRPRLPYGIIVNDNPAGILIPVDQLESAGWLNPPDELDDIIIGENTVIGLFLDECRLVVLAKVPPYIRYKDADQLTERGGDETLAHTLVGPYDTHQIHLDKALMEVVSEHAVVFLDDADQPLHTTPIVIRFKNVALWSFISTCDDYYRKVEKAFAEMVNLPYSGKSDQWRSLVVVPVAFTPEKQGKGKNKSTCCKAMVEFVPTADTLFEVFLGTPQGKALIWGLHTEVAGFVESAPTAMALPPTPTGHTLPSGVASASPDDLELDGDDDEEFDPDDDEAIEVDAIVDEDSDEDDDDY; this is encoded by the coding sequence ATGGCCCCTCGAACCCAAACCTCCCCACGCACAACCCCAACCCAACCCTCAGCCCGAACCCCTAAACCGAAAGCGGGCACCAAAACGGGACAAGCCCGAACCCGAAAGCCCAAGGCCGACCTCACCGTAGACCCGGAACTGCTCAACCCTGAGTTCAACGAAACGCGACGGCCCCGGCTGCCCTACGGCATCATCGTCAACGACAACCCGGCAGGCATCCTGATTCCCGTTGACCAACTGGAATCGGCGGGCTGGCTGAATCCGCCTGACGAACTCGATGACATCATCATTGGCGAGAACACGGTCATTGGCCTGTTCCTAGACGAATGCCGACTGGTCGTCCTGGCTAAGGTGCCGCCCTACATCCGCTACAAAGACGCGGATCAGCTCACCGAACGAGGTGGGGACGAAACCCTGGCCCATACCCTGGTTGGCCCCTACGACACCCACCAAATCCACCTCGACAAAGCCCTGATGGAGGTCGTCTCTGAGCACGCCGTTGTGTTCCTAGACGATGCGGATCAGCCGCTGCACACCACGCCCATCGTCATCCGGTTCAAGAACGTCGCCCTCTGGAGCTTCATTAGCACCTGCGACGACTACTACCGCAAGGTCGAAAAGGCCTTTGCCGAGATGGTCAATCTGCCCTACAGCGGCAAATCCGACCAATGGCGCTCGCTGGTCGTTGTGCCTGTGGCGTTCACCCCCGAAAAGCAAGGGAAGGGCAAAAACAAATCCACCTGCTGCAAGGCGATGGTTGAGTTTGTGCCCACCGCAGACACCCTGTTTGAGGTCTTCCTCGGCACACCCCAAGGTAAAGCCTTAATCTGGGGGCTACATACCGAAGTCGCAGGCTTTGTGGAATCGGCCCCGACCGCCATGGCCCTACCGCCCACCCCAACGGGACACACCTTGCCCAGTGGTGTGGCCTCCGCCAGCCCTGACGACCTAGAACTCGATGGGGACGACGACGAGGAGTTTGACCCCGACGACGACGAGGCCATTGAGGTCGATGCCATCGTTGACGAAGACTCTGACGAGGACGACGACGACTACTAA